Sequence from the Fusarium oxysporum Fo47 chromosome VI, complete sequence genome:
ATACTTGAAGATAAGATGCTCTTAAGttgagatggtgttgagataaAGTGTACTTAAAATGAAATGCGCTTGAGATAAGATGcttttaagataatataCTATACTGTCCTTGTATCTAGCACCTTAAGTAATTATGAATCCTTTATtactaaataatatcttCACTATTAAATTgatttattatctaagcACATCACATCATTAAGTTGACTGCTGCCATTTTCGCCATCTTCTCTGCCATTGCGATAGTCAGTGCCATCCTGCCCAGTTTGGGTATGGCCATGTCTAATGTTATCCGCGATGTACTCCTCTATTAAGATTAGAGTTTTGCAATCAACAGCAGTGGTTTCTGAAATGACCAAGAGTGCTTCCTATAAAAGTGCTACCTGttctgctgcagctgctaAGTTACAAACGATATTCAACGCTATAGTAAATGGCTTTCACGTCTGCACACTAGTTAAAGAAAGGGCTTTAAATGCTACCCGCATGGCTCATCAATATGAGCTTCAGCATAGACAAATAGACAAAACAATTCATCTACCAAACAAAGCATCAATTCACCAAGCATCGTACCATAGACCGAGGCAATTAAAACATGCACATGCCATTCTGATTGGCTGCAAGATCAAAACAAAACGTCAGGTGCCGAAGGCCGAATCCACGAGACCTGGGGACCCCAGATTCTCCAGAACCATCCGATGCGCTCCAATCAGACCGAACCTCGCTAGTCAATGTAAGGGGAGCGCCCCGGACCTAGAGCTTAGCGCGTGGAGCTTCCACCGGCACATGACGCGGGGAAAGACTCTTGCGACAGTTGTCAATTGGTGCGCTACCTTATGAGCCAGGAACATGACGATTTAGCTGAGTCGGACGAGTTTCTGAGAGGTTAATTGGCGCGTCAAGATAAAGGTTCAAAACTAGTTGGGCATTACGAGTCTTGTTTAGGTTGGACTGAACGGTGACATTCTGCGACCCAGGAATAGCTTAGAGTTTAGAGAACTTTGGGAAATGTAACACCAAATCGGGCAGGGGTATGCTGTCATGATGCCAAGATATTTAAACAGACATTCGTCCGCCCTTCTTGATCATCAGCAGATCACTTCATCCATACATTTCACAccattctcttcatcatgcttgGCATCAAGGCTTCCCTGTTGTTATCATGCTTGGCTCTCCTCAACCCTGCATCATGCAGAGCCATTGAGGAGCGGGCCGTCGCGGATCATGCCGTTACGTTCCAGACCATTTACAAGCCTCCCTCCAACTACAACACTCCCAAGACTCTTTACGGTCGCAACGTCCAGCTTGCTGATGGAACTATTCTTGCCACCTGGTGAGTCAATCCGGAAGATCCGGGAAGGCATTAGCTAACACTGTGCAGGGAGAACTACAGCCCAGAGCCACCTCTGGTCTACTTCCCCATTTACCAGAGCAAGGACAAGGGCTCAACTTGGGCGCCTCTGTCCAATGTGACAGACACCAAGAACGGCTGGGGTCTTCGCTACCAGCCCTTCCTATACGTCTTGCCCCAGGCTATCGGCAACCTCGCCAAGGGAACTATCCTCCTTGCTGGAAATAGCATCCCCACCGATCtcagcaagaccaagatcgaTCTCTACGCTTCTACCGACAGCGGAAAGACCTGGAAGTACATCTCCAACATTGCTACTGGAGGAAAAGCCGTTCCCAACAACGGTGAAACTCCTGTCTGGGAGCCCTTCCTGATGGTGTACAACAACAAGCTCGTGTGCTACTACTCTGATCAGCGCGATCCCTCGTATGGTCAGAAGTTGGTTCATCAGACTTCCAGCGATGGTGTTACCTGGGATGCTGTCGTCAACGACGTTCGGGGAACTGCCTACTCTCAACGCCCTGGCATGACAACCGTTGCTAAGCTTCCTAACGGAAAGTGGATGATGACCTTCGAGTACGGTGGAGGAGCTTCGCCCAACAACGCCGCGTTCCCTGTTTACTACCGTATCTCCGACTCTCCTCTCACCTTCGACAGTGCGTCCAACCAGATCCTCACAGCTGGTAGCCGTGCGCCTAGCTCTTCGCCTTATCTGACCTGGTCACCTTCTGGAGGATCCAGTGGATCTCTGATTGTTACTGCTAACAGCGATAACGGCATCTACATCAACACTAACCTTGGCGCTGCGGGTTCTTGGGTTTACTACGACATTCCTCAGCCTGGTGCTTATTCTCGACAGGCTATGGTTATGGACAACCCTGATTGGCTGTATGTTATGAGTGCTGGATATCTCAATGGTGATAACTGGGTTACCGATAGTGTCTTTAAGCTTCCCAACTTGTCTTAGATGTAATAAGGCTGATTATTCACCGCGGGAATCAGATAGTCGCTAGCACTAGTTAATTCACAAACCATGAGAAACATCCTCATCACAGCAGCGATTGAAATCTCTGTAGAGGTCTTCTTTCACGACCGAATCACAGTTTCTTATTCAGGATATAGCGCCTTGGCATTAGTCAGTCCGTGGCCTGACTTTACAACCAACAACAGAAATGAAATTAATTTACCGCTAACGTTGCCCAAAAAGATCCACGAACTCTCCATTTTACGGAGAATTCAGCGATATTCTAGGCAGAAGCCGGTTCCGTATAACAGAACCAACAACCGTGAAATATGATAAAATGGGCAGGGGTTGGAAAATAATCCACACAGCAAGCTGAGCTGACAGAAATATCTGGTGGAGAAACCACTCAAAAAGGCCGAAGTACTTTTGTCGGCCGGTTTTATGTGTGGATTATATTCCAACCCATCTGATGGGTTAAAAAAGACGTTTACTCCCGTTCAACTCGCATTCACCcccttcctcctcctctttcacACGTTTAGTCATTTTAGATATTAAGATTTTCAGTTACATCATATACTTAACCCGCTATGTCTAGGAAATATTTAAGTCGCTATAGGCTAGTTATACCTTTATCCTCTTACTtgcctttattaatattattattatcttaatatttatttctatttctatttctatttctatttctatttttatttttatctttatCCTTTGcttatttctttttactATTAAAGaatctattattataactacttaTTATTACGACCCCcgcggttacgtcacgtgtaccccacaatttcatCCAACAATCCACCAATCATGGAATAAGTCATGCAGGACGACCATTATAaggacgccgtcgtcccataGAGCGATATATCCCAAGGATAACCGCGTCCCCCTAAGGCAGCATCCCGGCACCCAGGAcattagtatataaaacatATTCATTAGCAtttttatagacttagcttactagctattaataagacttctttatattaataagcctaatatatattacttaattattaagagacgtAATAACCAACTCgcttagtattaatgccCTATGCtatctgtaaatataaacctagtatggacTAGTTTCCCTGTTTGAAACCATATTTATTATATGTTAATAGCTCTTATCTAGAATATACTGCGTTAAACGACTGAGTAATATTATACTGCTAAAATGACTAGCAACGCTAACACCGGACTAGCACCCCCTTATATAGGAGCACTACCTAGTATAGCTAAACTTATGGCTGAGATCCAGCAGATGCGTGGCACTATTAATACTCTCTGTGCCCGTATTAACAAACTACCTGCCATAAATACGCAGGCTACTAATAGAGAAAGAGACCTTAGGGAAGCACTAAAGCTACCTAAGCTAGAACCCTTTACGGGGAAAGTAGCCGATATGGTCCTATTTATTACCTAAATAAAGGCATATTTCTAACTATTTCTAAATCGCCTAGATATTACTACTAAGAAAGTACTATATACTTTACTATTAATCTAAGGAGATGCCAAAGAATAATAGGAACCTATTATAAGGGACTTCCtagaaaataagaaaaacCTATAGGAATAAGATACCTAAAATATCTTTACTAATTAAGATAACTTTAAATAAGCCCTTAAGGATAAttttaaagtaattaataaaaaataataagctgCAGCTAAACTGCTAGCACTTAAGTAGTATAAGTCCTATATAGCTTACTTTACTAAATTCTAATAACTTATATCTAAGACTAAATAGGATAATAAAGCCctaatagaaatatattataaaggactaaaggaagaagtTAAGGATAAACTATATCTAGCTAATAAACTAAAAGGAGGTTTAactaagtatattattatggcaattaaaattaataaataatagtataaatataaaggagagaaagtaaactataaatagggaaataattttaacttatattaccctaattagtaatataataataataattagggTAACTCTTAAAACTAAGGATAGTAATAAGGcaattaataaaataacaccttatataaaatataattaagacCTATAATACTTAAAGCCACCTAACCAGGTAATAACTACTGCTAGTAAGATATATCTAAATgtaaatactataattataactaatttaaatatatagtATGTAGCTGCCTAGAACCTAGAAGAGCCAGGGACCCAAACTAAGGTAAGTAGACTCTAGgactaattaaataataagacccttaaatagtaatatatatataaatattaggcatatataaattaggatataatatagaACTCTGCTACTACCTAGGAGAACGCCTTAGGGAAGTAAAAGAGAAATAAGCAgaaaaagatataaaagaataagcCAAAGCTAAGAAATACTACAAAGACCTATAAAAGGcataataaagatataatgCCAAAGAGGAAATaaaggagaaaagaaaataatataaaaaggagaaataataagaccctaagtattataaagaggagaataagtaataataggAAAATAAATAGAGGAAATACCTTAGAGAACCTTAAACTCTTAGAGTAATTAGGgaaagaaagataattacCCCTAAAATAAATAGGTAAGCCTTAATAtctagtattataaataatatccctataaaaataactatttaataagatagattagctattatagtaaatactaaaaagggatatattataaagtataaagcACCTAAActtactataataatactttaaaagaaaaagaaagctATTAAATAGGAATAAGAGGTAGAAACCAGGatatatacctattattaataatactcCTGAAGCATAGGACACAGAGGAGGTGCAGCCTAACTAACAGCATAATACCTCTGCAaggaagataaataaattaaaaataaatagaaataaCCCTATAAACcactatataataaagttagaAAAAGAATATACCTATTACTTAAAGATAGGTATATTCAGGGAGCCAAGGAATATAAAAATATAGAAAAAGTCaaagaaatatatattagagcTTACcactaatataatactataaatctACTATACCAGGaataaaagtttaataaagataataatattagaatattacctactaacctaaactataaaaatattttataggtattatataaaaactattaGTGTAAGCACTATTAATAgaataagaaagataataacTATTTCCTAGTAGTAATACCTAGTatacctaataataacctatactataaataggaaatatatagatatttagTGCATTATTGGCATaaaaatctcggagtagcTATACTATAATTCAACCTGGCGCACTATAAATAAATCTATAAGACAAAGGAACTACTAGAAGGAATTAAGTACTCTTAGTAGCtaattaaagaagctaaaaaagaatttaaagaAATAACTTAAGGAaagtatacttataaaaagaaacaaaTTAATATCAAACAGATTAATCACCTAATAAAATGGCCGTTAACTAATAATGCAAGCTTAGACACCAGAGAAGaattataaaaagatataaatagtaataaattatcACTCGAAAAAGAATACATCTTCGAACCTATTGACCTTAGAGAAGGGTCTAATCAGGCCTTAATTAATAACAAATAACCCAGATAAAGActtatattagataaataaaacATAGAATTGGAAGAATATTTCTAGTAACAGCTATTCGataaagaatttattaaCAACTGCCTTAACGGAGAAGGGTATAATAATAGCAAATACAAATAAATACACCAAGACGCATCAGGAAAAGTTATATACTATCTATAACAGAGCATTAAATAGGCAAAAAGCAGAAGCAAGAATAACTTAGATTACTAAATGCTCTAGGATTATATAAAGAACCTATACTAAAACGCCTAGTACTAAAAGTTTAGATTAAGGGGAAGTAGCTAGATGCttagattaattataaagctaaATGAAATTTTATTAACCTAAAAATAGTCATATAGCTAAAACTACtatagagaaagaagaaagatgccTACCTACTAATTAACGCAGAGGgataactatttaattataataataaagtcATAGACTAAGAGCTTAATCACCTTAAGGTCTTTATCTAAGGAAGAAATCAGGGAATAGATTTTAATATCCTTCCTCTAGATaaggaagtaaatatctTCCTTGGTATAGACTGGctataaaagaaaaacccttatattaactagaggaCTGGCCAAGTCACCTTTTCCAGTGACGCTAACAGTAATAACAAAATAATCACAATAAATAACAAGAGATCTTAAACCCTAACTAAAGAGGATAGTAAGAGAAAGCATAAAGCAAAGAATTCACTACCTCTAATAGGAGCATAAcataagtatataaaaggCAGGAAGTAATAAAACTACCAGATCTTAGGTCTCCTTAGAACCTAACTATATAACCTAGATAAGCAACTAAAGCTAtaaaagaagattaaggaaagagaaaaataagaaagactTAAGAATATTCTAGAAAAATACTAAATctataagaaactatttaaagaagaacttaaaataaaggtACTATAGCATAGTTACTAGGACTATGAAATATGGCTTAAAACAgataacttattattttagaagatttataatcttaataaaaaagaacttactACCTtaaaggaatacctagaaaTAGAATtagcaaaaagaaatattaggatatttataTTATCAGCAGGATTTctagtaatatttattcCTAAGAAGAATAGGAAACTATGACTTATTATAGATTACAGGAAGCTAAACGcccttataattaaggaTAGGATCCTACTTCTGCTTATTATAGAACTTAAGGACTGCCTATAAGGTAAACAGATTTTTACTGCTCTAGACCTTAAGGGAGCTTATAACCTAATCTGCATTAAAGAAGGAGATAAATAGAAGATAGCATTTAGAACTAAGTTTAAACTCTTTAAATATCtagtaatactatttagACTTACTAATAcatttataatattttagcagataattaataatatactttaatagtACTtagatatctttataatatactacttagataatatcctaatcttcttagataataaagaagaatataaggaatatatttataaggtcttaaaagccctataagatactaatttattagtTAAACCTGAAAAAAGTTACTTCTATGTAAAAGAAGTAGACTttttaggatatattattaccttaggcaaaattaaaataaaataaaggaAAATCTTAGTAATAGCTAACTAGCTAAAACCTATTATAGttaaagaagtataaagCTTCTTAGGTTTTATTAActactactaataatttattaaagactttagtaagattataaaccctCTTATAGAACTAactaagaaagaaagaaaattTATTTAGTTACTAAAAGCCTAGGATATATTTAAGCAGCTATAATAAGCtatccttagtaaacctatattagttatatttaaccttaacAAGGAGATAGAACTAAAGACTAActtattagactttatactaggaggataaataggttaataagataactaAGGCAAGCTATACCCTATTGCATTCTACTTACataagctatataaaccAGAACTTAATTACcctatctataataaagaattcctagtaattattaactactttaaggaatttagaCACTACCTTATAGGaagtatatactaaataAAAGTCTATACTAACTATTAGAATATTTCACACTTCGCcataatataagaacttaaccgataataattatattatgCTGAATATCTATATAAATTCGACTTTATgattatttataaaaaaggtTTAGATAACAGaagagtaaatataattagtagaTAACTAGACTATGACTTTAGCGCATTAAAAACCAAAGAATAACTCCTAGAAAAAAAtcagaaagaaaaatactaGTTTACTTAACTAATGCAGATATTAggatagatataaataatattaataagagaaatcctaaaaaataaagtatataacttCCTTTATAAATTCCACTTATATCTACTATATAGATACCAAGGAGTCACTAAGACCCTTAAATAACtactataataaggatataaagtcCTAAGGAAAGAAGTAGAAAAAAcaattaagtaatataaccTATGTATAAGAATAAAGGCATAACGATATAAACCATATGGGGAACTATAACTACTAGAAGTAGTAGAATGCCTATAGagcttaattataatagattttataactaaattactattattagaAAAACCCTTAACTggaatcttttataatagtattatagttattatagaTAGACTTATAAAGTTTTCtatttacttaccttatagagaggtaataaatGCAAAAACTATAGCCTATATCTTCTATGAtagggtagtaagagaaaaaggactACTAAGGGAAATCCTATTAGATAGAGGACctacctttatattaaaattttagtaagtacttatattatatttaggattaaattattaactcttaatagtatttaGACCCTAAATAAATAGATAGATAAAATAGATAAATTAAGTACTAGAGTAATACTTAtggtattatattaactataaataggataattaggttaaaaagctattataCGCCTAACTAGCCtataatactacttataataaaagcacAAAGCTTATACCATTAGATGCaaattttagatttataccagatatatattataatacaTAGGAacctaaattaattaacctagctgctataattaaaagtaataagttaaaaaacctatataaggaaataaaaatagaacttaaatatattaaaaaacaGATATAATGGCattataaccctaagagGTTAAAAAAACTAACCTTCTCGGAGGGGGATATGGTTTACCTATCTACTAAAAACATTAAAATAGACTAACTAAGTCATAAGTTAGACTATAAATATCTCAGACtagttaaaattaaataaaagaaaaaaaaggataTCTATAAACTAGACTTACCcctaataatttaatattacctagtatattatatcttaatactAGAAttagtagtaaatataatatatattaaaaccagaaataaactataataaattataagacTAGAAGTTTATAAAGCAAAAGCTattagagatataaataagattaatagataaactatatacctaattaaatagaaaaactacctagaaaataaaaatatataagaactactaaaataccttataaatgCCTAGCAGctcctaaagaacttttactaaaatctaataaaagGGAAGTATTTAAAAAATTATCCCTAAGACCTAAAGATAACTAGtctatattattaagaatataGTCTATCTAGAGCTTATATACTATAGTATCCTTATAAGCATCTAATATAGATAAGATATTATCTTCCTTCTTAACCTCCTAaaaactataatatatagcttTAAAATGCTTTTCCTTTACCTTAGCATAGatcttttaaatataagataaatacctAGCAGCtactataa
This genomic interval carries:
- a CDS encoding putative arabinanase; amino-acid sequence: MLGIKASLLLSCLALLNPASCRAIEERAVADHAVTFQTIYKPPSNYNTPKTLYGRNVQLADGTILATWENYSPEPPLVYFPIYQSKDKGSTWAPLSNVTDTKNGWGLRYQPFLYVLPQAIGNLAKGTILLAGNSIPTDLSKTKIDLYASTDSGKTWKYISNIATGGKAVPNNGETPVWEPFLMVYNNKLVCYYSDQRDPSYGQKLVHQTSSDGVTWDAVVNDVRGTAYSQRPGMTTVAKLPNGKWMMTFEYGGGASPNNAAFPVYYRISDSPLTFDSASNQILTAGSRAPSSSPYLTWSPSGGSSGSLIVTANSDNGIYINTNLGAAGSWVYYDIPQPGAYSRQAMVMDNPDWLYVMSAGYLNGDNWVTDSVFKLPNLS